In the Limanda limanda chromosome 1, fLimLim1.1, whole genome shotgun sequence genome, one interval contains:
- the pde6b gene encoding rod cGMP-specific 3',5'-cyclic phosphodiesterase subunit beta, giving the protein MSVQKEDVEKFLNGNPAFAKQYFAKKMSPASISKASGLAEKQIDFSQLQELSQVEESQIMYELIKDMQENINVEKVVFKILKRISMLIHADRCSLFMYRQRNGIGELATRLFNVNATAELEDCVVPPDSEIVYPLDMGIVGHVAQTKKNVNVKNVKENEHFSSFVDDLTEYETRNLLATPILNGKDMVAVIMALNKTTGPHFTADDEDLFLKYLKVASLNLKIYHLSYLHSCETRKGQLLLWSANKVFEELTDIERQFHKALYTVRAYLNCDRYSVGLLDMTKEKEFFDIWPVLMGEQPPYSGPITPDGREVIFYKVIDYILHGKEDIKVIPSPPADHWALSSGLPTYVAETGLICNIMNTAADETFQFQTEPLDSSGWTIKNVLSLPIVNKKEEIVGVATFYNRKDGKPFDDQDEQLMEALTQFLGWSVLNPDTYDKMNKLENRKEIAQDMVLYHVKCRDDEIQNVLNTREVYSCEPAACEEDELLAILKKDLPPLINKFEVYQFHFSDFNCTEMELVKCAIQMYYEVGVVKKFQVPQEVLVRFLYSVSKGYRRITYHNWRHGFNVGQTMFTLLTTGKLKRYYTDLEVMAMITAGFLHDIDHRGTNNLYQVKSGNPMAKLHGSSILERHHLEFGKFLLNDDSLNIYQNLHRRQVDHVIHLMDIAIIATDLALYFKKRTMFQKIVDLSHTYEDEKKWVDFMSLETTRKEILMAMMMTACDLSAITKPWEVQSKVALSVAAEFWEQGDLERTVLEQQPIPMMDRNKSADLPKLQCGFIDFVCTFVYKEFSRFHPQIQPMLDGILNNRKEWNARKEEYEAKLKVMEEEKAAAGPSKATANNPGGGGSKTCSVC; this is encoded by the exons ATGAGTGTGCAAAAGGAGGACGTGGAAAAGTTCCTCAATGGGAATCCTGCGTTTGCGAAGCAGTATTTTGCCAAGAAGATGAGCCCAGCCTCCATTTCGAAGGCGTCGGGACTCGCAGAGAAACAGATCGACTTCAGCCAACTCCAGGAGCTCAGTCAG GTCGAGGAAAGCCAAATAATGTACGAACTGATCAAAGACATGCAGGAGAACATCAACGTGGAAAAAGTGGTCTTCAAGATCCTAAAGAGAATCAGCATGCTCATCCACGCCGACCGGTGCAGTTTGTTCATGTACCGGCAGCGGAACGGCATCGGGGAGCTGGCCACCAGGCTCTTCAACGTCAACGCCACGGCAGAGCTGGAGGACTGCGTGGTGCCGCCGGACTCCGAGATCGTCTACCCGCTGGACATGGGAATAGTCGGCCACGTGGCCCAGACCAAGAAGAATGTTAACGTGAAAAATGTCAAAGAG aATGAGCACTTCAGCTCGTTTGTCGACGACCTCACAGAATACGAGACCAGGAACCTTCTGGCCACACCCATCCTCAACGGTAAAGACATGGTGGCTGTGATCATGGCTCTGAACAAAACCACTGGACCACATTTCACTGCTGACGACGAAGAC CTTTTCTTAAAGTATCTGAAAGTTGCCTCTTTGAACTTGAAGATCTACCATCTGAGTTACCTGCACAGCTGTGAGACACGTAAAGGACAG ctgctgctctggtcGGCCAACAAGGTGTTTGAGGAGCTCACTGACATTGAGCGACAGTTTCACAAAGCCTTGTACACAGTCCGAGCCTACCTCAACTGTGACCGCTACTCCGTGGGCTTACTGGACATGACAAAGGAAAAG GAGTTCTTTGACATCTGGCCTGTGTTGATGGGCGAGCAGCCACCGTACTCTGGTCCTATAACTCCAGATGGCAGG GAAGTAATTTTCTACAAAGTGATTGACTATATATTACACGGAAAAGAAGACATCAAAGTAATACC GAGCCCACCtgcagatcactgggccttgagTAGCGGGCTGCCAACCTATGTTGCTGAGACCGGACTt ATTTGTAACATTATGAACACAGCCGCTGATGAGACGTTTCAGTTTCAG aCTGAGCCTCTTGACAGCAGTGGCTGGACCATAAAAAACGTTCTCTCGCTGCCAATTGtaaacaaaaaagaagagatAGTGGGTGTGGCCACGTTTTACAACAGAAAAGATGGAAAGCCTTTTGATGATCAGGATGAGCAGCTCATGGAG GCTTTGACCCAGTTCCTGGGCTGGTCGGTGTTGAACCCGGACACTTACGACAAAATGAACAAGCTGGAGAACCGGAAAGAAATCGCTCAGGACATGGTGCTGTACCACGTCAAATGTCGGGATGATGAGATTCAGAATGTCCTG AACACCCGAGAGGTCTACAGCTGTGAACCTGCAGCGTGTGAAGAGGATGAGCTCCTGGCCATTCTG AAAAAAGATCTACCTCCGTTGATTAACAAGTTCGAGGTCTACCAGTTCCACTTCTCGGATTTTAACTGCACAGAGATGGAGCTGGTGAAGTGTGCGATCCAGATGTACTATGAGGTCGGGGTGGTCAAGAAGTTCCAGGTCCCTCAAGAG GTGCTGGTTCGGTTCCTGTACTCTGTCAGTAAAGGCTACAGACGAATCACCTACCACAACTGGCGTCACGGCTTCAACGTTGGACAGACCATGTTTACACTGTTAACG acggGAAAGCTGAAGCGATACTACACTGACCTGGAGGTGATGGCCATGATAACCGCAGGCTTCCTGCATGATATCGATCACAGAGGGACAAACAACTTGTACCAAGTCAA ATCTGGGAACCCTATGGCCAAGCTCCATGGCTCCTCCATCCTGGAACGGCACCATCTAGAGTTTGGAAAGTTCCTTTTGAATGATGAC TCACTTAACATCTACCAGAACCTCCACAGGCGACAGGTGGACCATGTCATTCATCTCATGGACATCGCCATCATTGCCACGGACCTGGCTCTTTATTTCAA GAAAAGAACCATGTTCCAGAAGATCGTGGACCTTTCCCACACGTATGAGGACGAGAAGAAGTGGGTTGACTTCATGTCTCTAGAAACCACAAGGAAAGAGATCCTTAT GGCCATGATGATGACCGCATGTGACTTGTCCGCCATCACGAAGCCTTGGGAGGTGCAGAGCAAG GTTGCCTTGTCTGTAGCAGCAGAGTTTTGGGAGCAGGGTGACCTGGAGAGGACGGTACTAGAACAACAACCAATT CCTATGATGGACAGGAACAAGTCAGCCGATCTTCCAAAACTACAATGTGGTTTCATTGACTTTGTCTGCACGTTTGTCTACAAG GAGTTCTCTCGCTTCCACCCACAAATCCAGCCCATGCTGGACGGCATCCTCAACAACAGGAAGGAGTGGAACGCTAGGAAAGAGGAGTATGAAGCCAAACTGAAAGTtatggaggaagagaaggctGCGGCTGGACCCAGTAAAG CTACTGCAAACAACCCCGGTGGTGGAGGCTCCAAGACCTGCTCCGTATGCtag
- the fyb1b gene encoding FYN-binding protein 1 isoform X1 — MANKSDIKAMMARFEVSESSNDDTSPAGRKQALGPTLSSGPTTPIKKPLGRESFSGSAIIIPSKPAYLKNAVPTKNDTVVNEPNKTKALTSRFANTQVDTNARIKPFVGNKQQIPMKPEPSMPPEVKVPVFKAPLTKPPLSSTLSNSTPKPAPALTSKPSWVKHNTGGVPSRASSPPKIPPLQPKPSSSIIKQWQQSEEKAGANTDTADKPSPQIKPLSNFRASQNVSNKEKDNSEQQENGGTSKAPRFLTNSGPPAGPPASKKPSFKRPIKDSPQRGTDDADAIGPKRNPLPNNLALGPAPAKPNRPPKVNLENFKRGVASEDGPATFKKPVIPAPNPSNLRTNVIPPPTAPPELPSLPPRHPGSLIQDEEIYDDLEDLNSAPQPPPLPLPSGHPSQRAKEEVDDDDGDMYDDLEDRWEEQEKQKEKEKEKEKEKEAKEAKKRQEAEKKEQKDREKKEQDARKKFKLVGPLEVIQQGKACVDCKGGKSDLSLKLGDSLDILRVQGNPEGKWLGRTQDGSIGYVKTISVEIDFNSLKNRSPQQEEDQEVYDDIGVVSADNSSSKGPGVVLPPLPGDEGEIYDDVVDPNLESSPVDTRASVVKSRSFLRIFEGKNRPGSTKILPPPSQFAAQGNSDLAEDEEIYDDVDSQTLPPPVPSFPILKGKGKNEEMDPKKQKKFEKEEKDFRKKFKYDGEIQVLHQVTIVHTLTNKRWSGKELPVKAGEQLDVIVEAVDNKLICRNEEGKFGHVSTSHIVSDDADIYDDINDCIYDND; from the exons GCTAACAAGTCTGATATAAAGGCCATGATGGCTCGCTTCGAAGTGAGTGAGTCAAGCAATGACGACACTTCACCGGCTGGACGTAAACAAGCGCTGGGCCCCACACTCTCCTCCGGGCCGACCACACCCATAAAGAAACCTCTCGGGCGAGAGAGCTTCTCGGGCAGCGCCATTATAATTCCTTCTAAACCAGCTTACCTTAAAAATGCTGTACCCACGAAAAATGACACAGTGGTCAATGAGCCAAACAAAACTAAAGCCCTGACTAGCAGGTTTGCCAACACACAGGTTGACACCAACGCCAGAATCAAACCTTTTGTGGGTAATAAACAGCAAATACCCATGAAGCCAGAACCTTCAATGCCTCCTGAAGTTAAAGTCCCTGTATTCAAGGCTCCTCTCACCAAGCCCCCCCTCAGCTCCACCCTGTCCAACTCCACACCTAAACCAGCTCCAGCACTCACCTCCAAGCCCAGCTGGGTAAAACACAACACTGGTGGTGTGCCCTCCAGAGCCAGCTCCCCACCCAAAATACCACCTTTACAACCAAAACCGAGCAGCAGCATTATAAAACAATGGCAGCAAAGTGAAGAAAAGGCCGGAGCCAACACGGACACCGCCGACAAACCTTCACCTCAAATAAAGCCCCTGTCCAACTTTAGGGCTTCTCAGAATGTGTCCAACAAGGAGAAGGACAACAGCGAGCAGCAGGAAAACGGTGGAACCAGCAAAGCGCCACGCTTTCTCACTAACTCCGGACCTCCTGCCGGACCTCCGGCCTCTAAAAAGCCAAGTTTTAAGCGGCCAATCAAGGACTCCCCTCAGCGCGGCACTGATGACGCCGATGCCATTGGCCCAAAGCGTAACCCTCTACCCAACAATTTAGCTTTGGGTCCTGCTCCTGCTAAACCCAACCGACCCCCCAAAGTCAACCTGGAGAACTTTAAAAGAGGTGTGGCCTCTGAGGATG GTCCCGCCACCTTTAAGAAACCCGTCATCCCTGCTCCTAATCCGAGTAACCTCCGCACCAATGTGATCCCTCCTCCAACAGCTCCGCCTGAACTCCCCAGTCTGCCCCCACGACACCCTGGATCCTT GATCCAAGATGAGGAAATCTACGATGATCTTGAAGATTTAAACAGCGCTCCTCAACCTCCACCTCTACCACTACCCTCAG GTCACCCCAGTCAGAGGGCAAAG GAggaagttgatgatgatgacggaGACATGTATGATGATCTCGAAGACCGATG GGAGGAACAAGAaaagcagaaagagaaagagaaagagaaagaaaaagagaaagaggcaaAGGAGGCGAAAAAACGACAGGAGGCTgagaagaaggagcagaaggACCGGGAGAAGAAGGAACAAGATGCCAGAAAGAAATTCAAG ttggtTGGGCCCCTGGAGGTCATCCAGCAGGGCAAAGCTTGTGTGGACTGCAAAGGCGGTAAATCCGACCTTAGTCTGAAGCTGGGAGACAGTCTGGACATCTTACGTGTCCAAGGAAACCCGGAGGGGAAATGGCTGGGACGGACTCAGGATGGATCCA TCGGTTACGTAAAAACCATCTCAGTGGAAATTGACTTCAACTCGCTGAAGAATCGTTCacctcagcaggaggaggaccaagAAGTCTACGATGACATTGGTGTGGTCTCTGCTGATAACAG TAGCAGTAAGGGACCAGGAG TTGTCCTTCCGCCGCTGCCGGGAGACGAAGGAGAAATATACGACGACGTTGTTGATCCAAACCTGGAAAGCAG TCCCGTGGACACCAGGGCTTCCGTCGTGAAGTCGCGCAGCTTCCTGCGGATCTTTGAGGGGAAAAATCGTCCTGGCAGcactaaaat ACTGCCTCCACCCAGCCAGTTCGCTGCTCAGGGGAATTCAG ATCTGGCAGAGGATGAAGAAATATACGATGATGTTGACTCTCAAACTCTACCTCCACCTGTGCCCAG CTTTCCGATCCTAAAAGGGAAAGGCAAGAATGAAGAGATGGACccgaagaagcagaagaagtttgagaaagaggagaaggacttCAGGAAAAAGTTTAaa TATGATGGCGAGATCCAGGTGCTGCACCAGGTGACCATCGTCCACACACTGACCAATAAGAGGTGGAGTGGGAAGGAGCTGCCAGTCAAAGCAGGCGAGCAACTTGACGTCATTGTTGAAGCTGTGGACAACAAACTTATCTGTCGGAATGAAGAGGGCAAAT TTGGTCACGTTTCAACGAGCCACATTGTTTCAGA TGATGCTGATATCTACGATGACATCAACG ACTGTATTTATGACAACGACTGA
- the fyb1b gene encoding FYN-binding protein 1 isoform X2: protein MANKSDIKAMMARFEVSESSNDDTSPAGRKQALGPTLSSGPTTPIKKPLGRESFSGSAIIIPSKPAYLKNAVPTKNDTVVNEPNKTKALTSRFANTQVDTNARIKPFVGNKQQIPMKPEPSMPPEVKVPVFKAPLTKPPLSSTLSNSTPKPAPALTSKPSWVKHNTGGVPSRASSPPKIPPLQPKPSSSIIKQWQQSEEKAGANTDTADKPSPQIKPLSNFRASQNVSNKEKDNSEQQENGGTSKAPRFLTNSGPPAGPPASKKPSFKRPIKDSPQRGTDDADAIGPKRNPLPNNLALGPAPAKPNRPPKVNLENFKRGVASEDGPATFKKPVIPAPNPSNLRTNVIPPPTAPPELPSLPPRHPGSLIQDEEIYDDLEDLNSAPQPPPLPLPSGHPSQRAKEEVDDDDGDMYDDLEDRWEEQEKQKEKEKEKEKEKEAKEAKKRQEAEKKEQKDREKKEQDARKKFKLVGPLEVIQQGKACVDCKGGKSDLSLKLGDSLDILRVQGNPEGKWLGRTQDGSIGYVKTISVEIDFNSLKNRSPQQEEDQEVYDDIGVVSADNSSSKGPGVVLPPLPGDEGEIYDDVVDPNLESRLPPPSQFAAQGNSDLAEDEEIYDDVDSQTLPPPVPSFPILKGKGKNEEMDPKKQKKFEKEEKDFRKKFKYDGEIQVLHQVTIVHTLTNKRWSGKELPVKAGEQLDVIVEAVDNKLICRNEEGKFGHVSTSHIVSDDADIYDDINDCIYDND from the exons GCTAACAAGTCTGATATAAAGGCCATGATGGCTCGCTTCGAAGTGAGTGAGTCAAGCAATGACGACACTTCACCGGCTGGACGTAAACAAGCGCTGGGCCCCACACTCTCCTCCGGGCCGACCACACCCATAAAGAAACCTCTCGGGCGAGAGAGCTTCTCGGGCAGCGCCATTATAATTCCTTCTAAACCAGCTTACCTTAAAAATGCTGTACCCACGAAAAATGACACAGTGGTCAATGAGCCAAACAAAACTAAAGCCCTGACTAGCAGGTTTGCCAACACACAGGTTGACACCAACGCCAGAATCAAACCTTTTGTGGGTAATAAACAGCAAATACCCATGAAGCCAGAACCTTCAATGCCTCCTGAAGTTAAAGTCCCTGTATTCAAGGCTCCTCTCACCAAGCCCCCCCTCAGCTCCACCCTGTCCAACTCCACACCTAAACCAGCTCCAGCACTCACCTCCAAGCCCAGCTGGGTAAAACACAACACTGGTGGTGTGCCCTCCAGAGCCAGCTCCCCACCCAAAATACCACCTTTACAACCAAAACCGAGCAGCAGCATTATAAAACAATGGCAGCAAAGTGAAGAAAAGGCCGGAGCCAACACGGACACCGCCGACAAACCTTCACCTCAAATAAAGCCCCTGTCCAACTTTAGGGCTTCTCAGAATGTGTCCAACAAGGAGAAGGACAACAGCGAGCAGCAGGAAAACGGTGGAACCAGCAAAGCGCCACGCTTTCTCACTAACTCCGGACCTCCTGCCGGACCTCCGGCCTCTAAAAAGCCAAGTTTTAAGCGGCCAATCAAGGACTCCCCTCAGCGCGGCACTGATGACGCCGATGCCATTGGCCCAAAGCGTAACCCTCTACCCAACAATTTAGCTTTGGGTCCTGCTCCTGCTAAACCCAACCGACCCCCCAAAGTCAACCTGGAGAACTTTAAAAGAGGTGTGGCCTCTGAGGATG GTCCCGCCACCTTTAAGAAACCCGTCATCCCTGCTCCTAATCCGAGTAACCTCCGCACCAATGTGATCCCTCCTCCAACAGCTCCGCCTGAACTCCCCAGTCTGCCCCCACGACACCCTGGATCCTT GATCCAAGATGAGGAAATCTACGATGATCTTGAAGATTTAAACAGCGCTCCTCAACCTCCACCTCTACCACTACCCTCAG GTCACCCCAGTCAGAGGGCAAAG GAggaagttgatgatgatgacggaGACATGTATGATGATCTCGAAGACCGATG GGAGGAACAAGAaaagcagaaagagaaagagaaagagaaagaaaaagagaaagaggcaaAGGAGGCGAAAAAACGACAGGAGGCTgagaagaaggagcagaaggACCGGGAGAAGAAGGAACAAGATGCCAGAAAGAAATTCAAG ttggtTGGGCCCCTGGAGGTCATCCAGCAGGGCAAAGCTTGTGTGGACTGCAAAGGCGGTAAATCCGACCTTAGTCTGAAGCTGGGAGACAGTCTGGACATCTTACGTGTCCAAGGAAACCCGGAGGGGAAATGGCTGGGACGGACTCAGGATGGATCCA TCGGTTACGTAAAAACCATCTCAGTGGAAATTGACTTCAACTCGCTGAAGAATCGTTCacctcagcaggaggaggaccaagAAGTCTACGATGACATTGGTGTGGTCTCTGCTGATAACAG TAGCAGTAAGGGACCAGGAG TTGTCCTTCCGCCGCTGCCGGGAGACGAAGGAGAAATATACGACGACGTTGTTGATCCAAACCTGGAAAGCAG ACTGCCTCCACCCAGCCAGTTCGCTGCTCAGGGGAATTCAG ATCTGGCAGAGGATGAAGAAATATACGATGATGTTGACTCTCAAACTCTACCTCCACCTGTGCCCAG CTTTCCGATCCTAAAAGGGAAAGGCAAGAATGAAGAGATGGACccgaagaagcagaagaagtttgagaaagaggagaaggacttCAGGAAAAAGTTTAaa TATGATGGCGAGATCCAGGTGCTGCACCAGGTGACCATCGTCCACACACTGACCAATAAGAGGTGGAGTGGGAAGGAGCTGCCAGTCAAAGCAGGCGAGCAACTTGACGTCATTGTTGAAGCTGTGGACAACAAACTTATCTGTCGGAATGAAGAGGGCAAAT TTGGTCACGTTTCAACGAGCCACATTGTTTCAGA TGATGCTGATATCTACGATGACATCAACG ACTGTATTTATGACAACGACTGA